A window of the Macaca nemestrina isolate mMacNem1 chromosome X, mMacNem.hap1, whole genome shotgun sequence genome harbors these coding sequences:
- the LOC105499805 gene encoding melanoma-associated antigen C1-like, with protein sequence MGDKDMPAAGMPSLLQSSAESRQSRPEGEDSPSLLQSPPEGKDSQSPLQIPQSPPEGEDSLSPLQIPQSPPEGEDSLSPLQISQSPPEGEAVQSPLQNPASSLFPSTLLSVFQSSPESTQSPFEGFPQSPLQIPVTSSFPSTLLRVFQSSPESSQSPFEGFPQSPPQIPVSSSFSSTLLSLFQSSSESSQSPFEGFPQSPLQIPVSASFSTLLRLFQSSPESSQSPFEGFPQSPPQIPVTSSFPSTLLSLFQSSPESSQSTFEGFPQSPLQIPLSSSSSSPLLSLFQSSPESSQSTFEGFAQSPLEIPQSPTEGDNSQSPLHSPQSPPEGEDSLSPLQIPPEWEDSLSPLHFPHSPPQGEDSQSSLQSPVSICSSSTSLSLPQSFPESPQSPPEGPAQSPLYSPQSLPEGTDSQSLVKRPQSPPEGEDSLSPLYIPQCPPEGEDSLSSLQFPHSPPVREASLSPLQIPLCPPDGEDSQSPLQTPQSPPEWEVSLSPLRFPHSPPQGEDSQSSLQSPVIICSSSTSLSLLQSFPERPQRPPEGPAQSPLQKPLSSFSYTLASLLQSPHGSPQSPPEGPAQSPLQRPVSSFSSTSLSLSQSSPESPESPPEGPAQRPLQSPVSSFSSTSLSLSQSSPESPQSPPEGPAQSPLQSAVSSFSSTSLSPVSEESSSPVDEDTSTSDTLLESESLTDSESLIESEPLFTYTLDEKVDELVRFLLLKYQAKQPVTKAEMVTNVINRYRGYFPMIFRKAREFIEILFGISLREVDPEDSYVFVNTLELSCEGSVSDEQGVPQNHLLFLVLSIIFMKGTCASEEVIWDVLSGIGVRAGREHFIFGEPRELLTKVWVQEHYLEYREVPNTAPPRYEFLWGPRAHSEISKRKVVEFLAMLNNTVPISFPPSYKEALKGVEERAQAIIDTTDDSTATDSASSSVVSPSCSSE encoded by the exons ATGG GGGACAAGGATATGCCTGCTGCTGGGATGCCGAGTCTTCTCCAGAGTTCCGCTGAGAGTCGTCAGAGTCGTCCTGAGGGGGAGGACTCCCCGAGTCTTCTCCAGAGTCCTCCTGAGGGGAAAGACTCCCAGTCTCCTCTCCAGATTCCTCAGAGTCCTCCTGAGGGCGAGGACTCCCTGTCTCCTCTCCAGATTCCTCAGAGTCCTCCTGAGGGGGAGGACTCCCTGTCTCCTCTCCAGATTTCCCAGAGCCCTCCTGAGGGTGAGGCCGTCCAGTCTCCTCTCCAGAATCCTGCGAGTTCCCTCTTCCCCTCCACTTTATTGAGTGTTTTCCAGAGTTCCCCTGAGAGTACTCAAAGTCCTTTTGAGGGTTTTCCCCAGTCTCCTCTCCAGATTCCTGTgacctcctccttcccctccacttTATTGCGTGTTTTCCAGAGTTCCCCTGAGAGTTCTCAGAGTCCTTTTGAGGGTTTTCCCCAGTCTCCTCCCCAGATTCCTGTgagctcctccttctcctccacttTATTGAGTCTTTTCCAGAGTTCCTCTGAGAGTTCTCAGAGTCCTTTTGAAGGTTTTCCCCAGTCTCCTCTGCAGATTCCTGTGAGCGCCTCCTTCTCCACTTTATTGAGGCTTTTCCAGAGTTCGCCTGAGAGTTCTCAAAGTCCTTTTGAGGGTTTTCCCCAGTCTCCTCCCCAGATTCCTGTgacctcctccttcccctccacttTACTGAGTCTTTTCCAGAGTTCCCCTGAGAGTTCTCAAAGTACTTTTGAGGGTTTTCCCCAGTCTCCTCTCCAGATTCCTctgagctcctcctcctcctcccctttacTGAGTCTTTTCCAGAGTTCCCCTGAGAGTTCTCAAAGTACATTTGAGGGTTTTGCCCAGTCTCCTCTCGAGATTCCTCAGAGTCCCACTGAGGGAGACAACTCCCAGTCTCCTCTCCATAGTCCTCAGAGTCCGCCTGAGGGGGAGGACTCCCTGTCTCCTCTCCAGATTCCTCCTGAGTGGGAGGACTCCCTGTCTCCGCTTCACTTTCCTCATAGTCCTCCTCAGGGGGAGGACTCCCAGTCTTCTCTCCAGAGTCCTGTAAGCATCTGCTCCTCCTCCACTTCATTGAGTCTTCCCCAGAGTTTCCCTGAGAGTCCTCAGAGCCCTCCTGAGGGGCCTGCCCAGTCTCCCCTCTATAGTCCTCAGAGCCTTCCTGAGGGGACGGACTCCCAGTCTCTTGTCAAGAGACCTCAGAGTCCTCCTGAGGGGGAGGATTCCCTGTCTCCTCTCTACATTCCTCAATGTCCTCCTGAGGGGGAGGACTCCCtgtcttctctccagtttcctcATAGTCCTCCTGTGAGGGAGGCCTCCCTGTCTCCTCTCCAGATTCCTCTGTGTCCTCCTGACGGGGAGGATTCCCAGTCTCCTCTCCAGACTCCTCAGAGTCCTCCTGAGTGGGAGGTCTCTTTGTCTCCTCTCCGCTTTCCTCACAGTCCTCCTCAGGGGGAGGACTCCCAGTCTTCTCTCCAGAGTCCTGTGATTATCTGCTCCTCCTCCACTTCACTGAGTCTTCTCCAGAGTTTCCCTGAGAGACCTCAGAGACCCCCTGAGGGGCCTGCTCAGTCTCCTCTCCAGAAACCTCTCAGCTCCTTCTCCTACACTTTAGCGAGTCTTCTGCAGAGTCCTCATGGGAGTCCTCAGAGTCCGCCTGAAGGGCCTGCCCAGTCTCCACTCCAGAGACCTGTCAGCTCCTTCTCATCCACTTCATTGAGTCTTTCCCAGAGTTCTCCTGAGAGTCCTGAGAGTCCTCCTGAGGGGCCTGCGCAGCGTCCTCTCCAGAGTCCTGTCAGCTCCTTCTCGTCCACTTCATTGAGTCTTTCCCAGAGTTCCCCTGAGAGTCCTCAGAGTCCTCCTGAGGGGCCTGCCCAGTCTCCTCTCCAGAGTGCTGTGAGCTCCTTCTCCTCCACTTCCTTGAGCCCAGTCAGTGAAGAGTCCAGCAGCCCAGTAGATGAAGATACAAGCACCTCAGACACCTTGCTAGAGAGCGAGTCCTTGACAGACAGTGAGTCCTTGATAGAGAGCGAGCCCTTGTTCACTTATACACTGGATGAAAAGGTGGACGAGTTGGTGCGGTTTCTTCTCCTCAAATATCAAGCGAAGCAGCCTGTCACAAAGGCAGAGATGGTGACAAATGTCATCAACAGGTACAGGGGCTACTTTCCTATGATCTTCAGGAAAGCCCGTGAGTTCATAGAGATTCTTTTCGGCATTTCCCTGAGAGAGGTGGACCCTGAGGACTCCTACGTCTTTGTAAACACATTAGAGCTCAGCTGTGAGGGGAGTGTGAGTGATGAGCAGGGCGTGCCCCAGAACCACCTCTTGTTTCTTGTTCTGAGTATCATCTTCATGAAGGGCACCTGTGCCTCTGAGGAGGTCATCTGGGATGTGCTGAGTGGAATAGGGGTGCGTGCTGGGAGGGAGCACTTTATCTTTGGGGAGCCCAGGGAGCTCCTCACTAAAGTTTGGGTGCAGGAACATTACCTAGAGTACCGGGAGGTGCCCAACACTGCTCCTCCACGTTACGAATTCCTGTGGGGTCCAAGAGCTCATTCAGAAATCAGTAAGAGGAAAGTAGTGGAGTTTTTGGCCATGCTCAACAATACCGTCCCTATTTCCTTTCCACCCTCGTACAAGGAGGCTTTGAAAGGTGTGGAAGAGAGAGCCCAGGCCATAATTGACACCACAGATGACTCCACTGCCACAGACAGTGCAAGCTCCAGTGTCGTGTCCCCCAGCTGCTCTTCTGAGTGA